A window from Argopecten irradians isolate NY chromosome 3, Ai_NY, whole genome shotgun sequence encodes these proteins:
- the LOC138317265 gene encoding calmodulin-like, with protein sequence MSAPPGKVDDNDDARLREAFRMFDPEDNGTVRPERLEALMQVLGLNPTKEEVNDLLKDMDIDGDGMLNFNDFSIRMKTVMADTDVEAELRTAFKVFDKDESGKISFEELKSALTSIGEKLTDDEVKEMLREADSNGDGEIDFQEFVTMMSQGQVT encoded by the exons ATG AGTGCACCGCCAGGTAAAGTCGACGATAATGATGACGCAC GACTGCGTGAAGCATTTCGAATGTTCGACCCTGAAGACAATGGAACTGTCAGACCTGAGCGACTTGAAGCACTCATGCAAGTCTTAGGACTTAACCCAACAAAAGAAGAAGTGAATGATTTACTCAAAGATATGGACATTGATG GTGATGGAATGTTGAACTTCAATGATTTTTCGATAAGGATGAAAACAGTAATGGCTGATACTGATGTGGAAGCAGAACTTCGTACAGCATTTAAAGTATTTGATAAAGACGAAAGTGGCAAGATAAGTTTCGAGGAGCTCAAATCTGCACTGACATCCATCGGTGAAAAACTGACAGACGATGAGGTGAAGGAGATGTTACGCGAGGCGGACAGTAACGGAGATGGGGAGATCGATTTCCAAG